A single region of the Arthrobacter sp. zg-Y820 genome encodes:
- a CDS encoding Hsp20/alpha crystallin family protein has translation MAGLARRDRFELPEPVRKFFEGDWDVPAFPVEEYRDAGFMVVKAELPNIDPDKDLDVSVSDGILRIKGERREGTEHKDKNGYRSEFRYGSFTRDIPLPAGSSQDNVTASYNDGVLEVRVPVPEVGSSSTKVPISRR, from the coding sequence ATGGCTGGACTTGCGCGGCGTGACCGGTTCGAACTGCCCGAACCCGTCCGCAAATTCTTTGAAGGTGATTGGGATGTGCCGGCGTTCCCGGTGGAGGAGTACCGGGACGCAGGGTTCATGGTGGTGAAGGCCGAGCTGCCCAACATTGACCCTGATAAGGACCTGGACGTGTCAGTGAGCGACGGCATCCTCCGCATCAAGGGTGAGCGGCGCGAGGGCACCGAACACAAGGACAAGAACGGCTACCGCAGCGAGTTCCGCTACGGCTCCTTTACCCGCGACATTCCGCTGCCGGCGGGATCCAGCCAGGACAACGTCACAGCTTCCTACAACGACGGCGTCCTTGAAGTCCGGGTACCGGTGCCCGAGGTGGGGTCCTCCTCCACGAAGGTGCCGATCTCCCGGCGCTGA
- a CDS encoding glutamate decarboxylase produces MPQHPDSNFSNTDSLSVNPLFARPGEETDAPKTKLAAGSMIPETAYQIVHDETMLDGNARLNLATFVTTWMDDHANRLYAETYDKNMIDKDEYPQTAQIEQNCWKILADLWHAPDPEGTIGTSTVGSSEACMLGGLALKRLWQNARKADGKPTDKPNLVMSSAVQVCWEKFCNYFDVEVRLVPISEEHKCLDGFELENYVDENTIGVVAIMGVTYTGMYEPVKQIAAKLDEIQASTGLDINIHVDAASGGMIAPFIQPELEWDFSIDRVHSISTSGHKYGLVYPGLGWVVWRERQWLPEDLIFYVSYLGGDMPTFALNFSRPGAQVVLQFYLFLRLGREGYAQVQQASQNVALYLSSGINDIGAFNLWNDGSDIPVFAWQLKEGHTDKWTLYDLADRLRAKGWLVPAYPMPANLEHLTVERIVVRNGLSMDLAHSLLEDIRTETEYLDRLEAPMPQEASHPGFHH; encoded by the coding sequence ATGCCGCAGCATCCAGACAGTAACTTCTCCAACACCGATTCCCTGAGTGTGAATCCGCTTTTCGCCCGACCGGGCGAGGAAACCGACGCACCCAAGACCAAGCTTGCCGCCGGATCGATGATCCCGGAAACGGCGTATCAAATTGTCCACGACGAAACAATGCTGGATGGAAATGCCCGCCTGAACCTGGCAACCTTCGTCACCACCTGGATGGACGACCACGCCAACAGGCTGTACGCCGAGACGTACGACAAGAACATGATCGACAAGGACGAGTACCCGCAGACCGCCCAGATCGAGCAAAACTGCTGGAAGATCCTCGCGGACCTGTGGCACGCTCCGGATCCCGAGGGAACGATCGGCACGTCGACGGTCGGCTCGTCGGAGGCCTGCATGCTCGGCGGCCTGGCGCTGAAACGGCTCTGGCAGAACGCCCGCAAGGCTGACGGCAAACCGACGGACAAACCCAATCTGGTCATGAGCTCGGCGGTCCAGGTCTGCTGGGAGAAGTTCTGCAACTATTTCGACGTCGAAGTGCGGCTCGTTCCCATCAGTGAAGAGCACAAGTGCTTGGACGGGTTCGAGTTGGAGAACTACGTGGACGAAAACACGATCGGCGTGGTGGCCATCATGGGCGTCACCTACACCGGCATGTACGAGCCGGTGAAACAGATCGCCGCGAAGCTCGACGAGATCCAGGCCTCCACCGGATTGGACATCAACATCCATGTTGACGCCGCCTCGGGCGGGATGATCGCTCCGTTCATCCAGCCGGAGCTGGAGTGGGACTTTTCGATAGACCGGGTGCACTCGATCAGCACGTCCGGGCACAAATACGGGCTGGTGTATCCCGGACTGGGGTGGGTGGTGTGGCGCGAGCGCCAATGGCTGCCGGAGGACCTGATTTTCTACGTGAGCTACCTTGGCGGCGACATGCCCACCTTCGCGTTGAACTTTTCGCGTCCCGGTGCGCAGGTTGTCCTGCAGTTTTACCTGTTCCTCCGGCTTGGCCGGGAAGGCTACGCGCAGGTCCAGCAGGCAAGCCAGAACGTGGCGCTGTACCTGTCCTCGGGCATTAACGACATCGGAGCCTTCAATCTTTGGAATGACGGCTCCGACATTCCGGTCTTCGCGTGGCAGCTCAAGGAGGGCCACACCGACAAATGGACCCTGTACGACTTGGCCGACCGGCTGCGTGCCAAGGGCTGGCTGGTGCCCGCCTACCCCATGCCCGCCAATCTGGAACACCTGACGGTGGAGCGGATCGTGGTCCGCAATGGCCTCAGCATGGATCTTGCCCACAGCCTTCTGGAGGACATCAGGACGGAAACCGAATACCTCGACCGGCTTGAGGCGCCAATGCCGCAGGAAGCCTCACATCCCGGCTTCCACCACTAA